The DNA window TCGCGGATCACGACGGAGAAATCGCCGACATCGTACGGCAAGGGCGGCGCAGTTTCATTAGCCAGTTCCCGAACCTGCGAGATGAAGAACTCATCAAACGCATGGCAGATCCATGCGCTCGCGCAACGTTCGACAAGGTGAAGCTTGATTGGGCCGAATGGGAGAGGAACGCGGCGGTCGTTCTGCTTCATCGCGACCTGCTGAATCTACGTCAGACAGACAAGGCATTTTCTCAGCAAGCCTGCGCCCGTGATGGCCAAATGGACGGCAGCATCTTGTCCAGCACCGCCTTCCTCCTCAGGTTCTTCGCCGAGAAACCTTCTGACGAGAGGCTGTTGCTGATCAACTTCGGCAATGATCTCGTGATCGACAGTCTGCCGGACCCGCTTTTTGCTCCACCAGAGGCTCACCAATGGCATCTCTCTTGGTCAAGTGAAGATGCCTCTTACGGTGGCGGCGGACGCCGCCCCTATGACTTCCAGAAGCGTTGGGTATTGAATGGCGATATCGCCCTGGTTCTCGCCCCCGTAAAAGTTGACGACCAGCAAAACGCCTCGGCGGTATCGATGGAGGAATGGCAAGCCGGCATTTTGAGAGCCGCCGGTCCGGGCACCTAGAGCAATTCCGTCTTTCTTCGAAGCACGGAATTGCTCCATCTCGTTGTTTTACGCAATACCGGCGGCAAAACCGCTGCACATTTTTGCTGGAATTGCTCTAACTGCAGGCATCCGGTGTTCGTCGTTCAAGCAGACGTTTGAGGAACTGAGCGAGGGAGTGGCCTGAATTCTCGCCATCGCCACCAAGGACAGTGACGCCCCACCTCTTCAGAACATGCACCTGGACTTCGGTTGGCTCGTGCATGAAGAGAAATAGCGGTGGCCGGTGTCGGTCCATCCCTGTCCGCCGCCATGTTGACCACAGGTGATGGAGCAGAAAGCGAATATTCAGATCGGACATGCTGTAGCCGATGAACAACAACGTCGAGGCGAAGGCATCGCTCCTGAACTTGATATCCAAGGGAGCGTCAAACGACAGGCGGTCGAAATAATCCGACTCCGTCAGCACCAGCGTGTCCGGATCGGAGAAGTCGCCATGGTATTTGACGATCTGAGTTTTGCCGACCGGCGCGGTCGCCATGTCTTTCGCACTTGTAATCCGCGTGAACGCCCGCCCGAACGTCTCATATGACATTTCAAGGTTGTCATCGTAGTTTGTGGTGTAGACGAGAGGAAAATCCAATTCCACGATGAGCCGATGCAACTCCGAGGCCCTCAGTTGCTCCGGCGAAACCTGCCACTCGCGTTTCATCCATTCGACCAACTGAGACAATGAACCGTGTTTCAACCGGTAATATTCGGCGATTTCCTGGTAGGTCGTGCCGTGCTCGGCGGCGAATGACGAAGGCAGCCCTAAATCTATCAACATATGGTCGATGAGGCAGGTCCATGACGGCAAGCCGACGTTCATCGATATTCCTGCCCCAACGAACAAAATGGCCTGCCGGCGTTCAAGCGCGCTGGCGATCGCCAATATCTGTTCATCGTGTGGCACGAATCCTCCTGACTCCTTAGACCGAACGTCGTCTGGGGAGACTTGTTTCCGTGCGATAACGTACCACCCATTGGCGCGCGTGACTGAGGTGCCCCGCAATCCTTCACCACGCATCGCGGTTCGCGGCCTCCCTCGGCGGGTCCTGGGCGGGCGGCCGCAAGGATGCAACCGACCGGCAGCTCCGTCATCCGCCTGAGCCGGCCTACGTGGCGTCACCAACCCTCTGGGGGCCCCTATGCGTTTCCAATTCGTGGGCGTATGGTCCCGCATGTCCGCCGGTTCTCATGAAGTGCTTATCGATCTCGGCGATGATCGCTTCAGCCTTCTCTCCGCCATTTAATCTGATCAGAGCGTCCAGTTTCGCTTCGGTGCGGTCATCGTTTTCCTTCGAAGAAGGAGACCCGATATAGAGAAAGTAGGCAAGACCGACGACCTGCCAGAGCAACTGCAGGAATTCGGACTGCCAATTTTCAAATGTGTCTCTGCCCATCTCCATGATATAGGCATTGAAATCAGGCACCTGACCGTGGCTCTGCTGCTCGCCGACAAAAGCAAACCAACCAAATAACCAATGGCCGGTGAGCGAAAATAGAAAGAAGCCGACAGTGATCCAGGCGTAGGCGTATTTCTTGAACATGCTACCTCCTTTGGTCAGGCAACCGGTGCGAGTGCGAGATCAGGCACATTTGCGAGATCCTCATCAGCTGACCCCTGGCCTGCCCTTCAAGTCATCCCCTAGAGAGGTCGATGCAGCAGCTGGCGCGCCTGTCCTGAAAGCGGGTAGGACCTCGTGTCCGAAGGCTTTGATGAACTCGCGCTGATTGCGCCCGACATTGTGAATATAAATCTCTTTAAATCCCATCGCGATGTCGGCTTTCAGCCACGCGACATGCTGTTGCGGATCGACCGAGATGCGCACGTGCTCATCCATGTCTTCCGGACGCACCTTCAGACACGCCTCATCGAATTCCTGCGGCAAACGAAGCGTTTCCGAGATCGCGGCGGAAATTGCGTTGCTCCGCCACTGCTCGAAGGCGTTTGCTCTGGCTTCCTCTTCGGAGCCTGCATAAGAAACATGTGTCTGTAAGTAGAGCGGTTTTTCCTCCCCGCCGCCGCGCCGGAAGGCATCGACGATTTCGCCGAGCTTGTCGGGCGGCTGGTTGATGGTGATGAGCGCATCGGCCCAGCTTCCCGCCCACTCGGCCGTTTCCGGCGAAAGAGCGCCGGCAACAATGCGAGGTATCTCTTCTGGAAGAGTATGGATGCGGGCCTGATCGACTTTGATAGGTCCTTCCCGGCTGACAAGCTTCCCCATCCACAAGTCCCGCATGATTTCGACCGCGGCACGCAGTCGTTCATTTCTTTCAGCCTTGGAAGGCCAGCGTTCGCCGATGACGTGTTCATTCATGGCCTGTCCGCTGCCGACCGCGATCCACGGCAACCGTCCCGGAAACATCTCGGCGATCGTCGCGCCGGCCTGTGCAGTAATCGCCGGATGATAACGCCAGCCCATAGGAACGGTGATGATACCAAAGGGAATGGATCGCGTAGCCTGCAGCGCCGCGCCCAACCATGCCCACGCAAAGCCTGATTGTCCCTGCCTCTCGCTCCATGGCGTTAGGTGATCGGATGACATCACGGAGTCGAAACCTGCAGCCTCCGCAGCCTGCACATAACCAAGGAGCTCGCTTGGCGAAAATTGTTCGTGGGACGCGTGATAGCCGATGAGCGTCATGTTCCATTGCCTTCTGAAATAAACCAACGATAGGAATAAGGCTGGAGCTCGAGGCGTGGTTCCTTGAGACCCTCGTACTCGATATCGTCAATCAAATCTCGAAACCCTTTGGGTTGCATGCCGCCAAAATTGATTTCCGTCTTGATTTGACGATCCGAGAGATTGTGGACAAGCAACAGGAGCGACCCGGCATCTTCGAATCCATGGACCAAAACCGCCGGATCCTCGGCGCTCAACCGCACCAGCCGACCCTTGGTGAAAATCGGCTGGTTCCGGCGAAGAGAAATGAAGCGCTTGATTCTGTTCAACAGGGAATTGGAATCCGCCGATTGGTCGGCGACATTCACTTTCTTGTAGGAAAACGGCCCATCGGCGACGAGCGGTTGGCACAGTTTTCCGGTGCTGGCGCCGGAGAAGCCTGCATTCTTCTCCGCCGACCATTGCATCGGAACCCGCACCGTATTGCGTCCGGCCTGGGAAAGGTCCTCGCCAATGCCGATCTCATCTCCGTAGACGATGAGGGGCGGCCCGCTCAGAGAAAAAATGATGCTGAAGGCGAGTTCGATCCGCCGCTGGTCGCCTTGAAGCATGGGCGCAACGCGGCGCCGGATGCCGCGGCCGAAAACCCGCATTTCTTCTTTCGGCGCGAAGACTTCGAAGACCTTCTTCTTCAAATCCTCGGGAACGCGGGAAAAATCGAGTTCGTCGAGATTGCGCAGGAAGTTGACCCAGCCGCAACCCGGCGGCGGCTCCGGAAGCAGGCTCAGCCCCTGATTGATCGAAGCGGCGTCTTCTCCGGCAAAACCGGCAAAGAGATAGCAGGCAAGCATGAAATTGAGCAGAAGCTGGAGTTGGTCCCCTTCTCCGAAAAAAGCGTCGGATGCCTCCGGCGGAAGATTGACTTCCCCGAGCAGCACACCGCCGGGCCGCCGGCTTTGCAGATAGCCGCCGATCTGCCTCAGTATGCCATGGGGATCGCGGGGATTGGCATGTTCAAGTCCTTTGTCGGCAATGATGAGCGGGGCGGCATCGAGCCTGAACCCGCTGACGCCGAACGCGATCCAGTAATCGACGATGCGCAATATCTCTTCGCGGACCTGCGGATTTGCGGCATTCAGTTCGGGCTGAAATTCGTAGAAACTATGGAAGTAATAGGCTCTTGCCACCTCGTCATAGGTCCACAGGCTGTTCACTTCGCCCGGAAAAATCGATTTCGCCCCGGAGGCGACGGGGGGAGGATCGGCGCTCCAAACATAGTAGTTGCGGTATCGCGTCATGTCGTCCCGCCGGGCGGCCTGGAACCAGGGATGCTGATCGGATGTGTGATTGACGACAAGGTCGATGATCACTCGAATCCCATGTTCACCGGCGCTGTGCAGGAAGGTCAGGAAATCGTCAAGCGTTCCCACCTTCGGATTGACCGAATAAAAATCGCTGACGTCATAACCATTGTCGCGGTCCGGGCTGCCATAAAACGGCAGGAGCCAGATGCAGGTGATTCCGAGTTCCGAAAGATAACTCAGCTTCTCGGCAAGGCCGATGAAGTCGCCGATGCCGTCGCCATTGCCATCGGCGAACTTTTCGACATCGATGCTGTAGATCACAGCCTCCTCATACCAGCTACTGCTTCGGTTCGGCACAGCCACTCTCCTGCCAGTCCTTTGGAAGCTTCTAACTGTTCCGGAAGGACCAGGTTCCGTTTCCGCTGACGCGACAGGGCGCGGCAGGAAACGGCAAGGCAGGCCTCACTTTGTTGGAACCTGCCGGCATCCGGGGTGTTTTCTCCGTATCCCAAACATCTAGGAAAGCCTTTGATGGATCAGTCCACGACACCGCTGGGAGGTCCCGAGCGCTCCCCTCTCCAACCGAAATGGTGGCATACGGCAACCGTCTACCAGGTCTATCCGCGCAGCTTCTGCGATTCCGACGGAGATGGCATTGGTGATATTCCCGGCATCACTTCAAAGCTCGACTACCTGAAGAAGCTCGGCATCGACATCATCTGGCTTTCGCCGATCTATAAGTCGCCGATGGACGATAATGGTTA is part of the Rhizobium bangladeshense genome and encodes:
- a CDS encoding SIR2 family NAD-dependent protein deacylase, with protein sequence MPHDEQILAIASALERRQAILFVGAGISMNVGLPSWTCLIDHMLIDLGLPSSFAAEHGTTYQEIAEYYRLKHGSLSQLVEWMKREWQVSPEQLRASELHRLIVELDFPLVYTTNYDDNLEMSYETFGRAFTRITSAKDMATAPVGKTQIVKYHGDFSDPDTLVLTESDYFDRLSFDAPLDIKFRSDAFASTLLFIGYSMSDLNIRFLLHHLWSTWRRTGMDRHRPPLFLFMHEPTEVQVHVLKRWGVTVLGGDGENSGHSLAQFLKRLLERRTPDACS
- a CDS encoding DUF6766 family protein, producing the protein MFKKYAYAWITVGFFLFSLTGHWLFGWFAFVGEQQSHGQVPDFNAYIMEMGRDTFENWQSEFLQLLWQVVGLAYFLYIGSPSSKENDDRTEAKLDALIRLNGGEKAEAIIAEIDKHFMRTGGHAGPYAHELETHRGPQRVGDAT
- a CDS encoding TIGR03885 family FMN-dependent LLM class oxidoreductase translates to MTLIGYHASHEQFSPSELLGYVQAAEAAGFDSVMSSDHLTPWSERQGQSGFAWAWLGAALQATRSIPFGIITVPMGWRYHPAITAQAGATIAEMFPGRLPWIAVGSGQAMNEHVIGERWPSKAERNERLRAAVEIMRDLWMGKLVSREGPIKVDQARIHTLPEEIPRIVAGALSPETAEWAGSWADALITINQPPDKLGEIVDAFRRGGGEEKPLYLQTHVSYAGSEEEARANAFEQWRSNAISAAISETLRLPQEFDEACLKVRPEDMDEHVRISVDPQQHVAWLKADIAMGFKEIYIHNVGRNQREFIKAFGHEVLPAFRTGAPAAASTSLGDDLKGRPGVS
- a CDS encoding alpha-amylase family protein, whose amino-acid sequence is MPNRSSSWYEEAVIYSIDVEKFADGNGDGIGDFIGLAEKLSYLSELGITCIWLLPFYGSPDRDNGYDVSDFYSVNPKVGTLDDFLTFLHSAGEHGIRVIIDLVVNHTSDQHPWFQAARRDDMTRYRNYYVWSADPPPVASGAKSIFPGEVNSLWTYDEVARAYYFHSFYEFQPELNAANPQVREEILRIVDYWIAFGVSGFRLDAAPLIIADKGLEHANPRDPHGILRQIGGYLQSRRPGGVLLGEVNLPPEASDAFFGEGDQLQLLLNFMLACYLFAGFAGEDAASINQGLSLLPEPPPGCGWVNFLRNLDELDFSRVPEDLKKKVFEVFAPKEEMRVFGRGIRRRVAPMLQGDQRRIELAFSIIFSLSGPPLIVYGDEIGIGEDLSQAGRNTVRVPMQWSAEKNAGFSGASTGKLCQPLVADGPFSYKKVNVADQSADSNSLLNRIKRFISLRRNQPIFTKGRLVRLSAEDPAVLVHGFEDAGSLLLLVHNLSDRQIKTEINFGGMQPKGFRDLIDDIEYEGLKEPRLELQPYSYRWFISEGNGT